The genomic interval ACGgccccacccaccccgcccccagccctcaTGTACGCCAGCATCTTCGGCAACGTGTCGGCCATCATCCAGCGGCTGTACTCGGGCACTGCCCGCTACCACACGCAGATGCTCCGGGTGCGGGAGTTCATCCGCTtccaccagatccccaacccgctgcgCCAGCGCCTCGAGGAGTATTTCCAGCACGCCTGGTCCTACACCAACGGCATCGACATGAATGCAGTGAGGCCACTGGGCTTGGCCGTGGGCTGGTGGTGGTGGACTGGAGGGAGCAGGgtgatgacgggaactccttggggcaGCCAGAGTCACGCTCCACGTGCAGGTGGTGCCAGTTAGTGCCGGGCAGGACCCTGAGAGGCCCTCACCTCCTGCTGCTCATGGAGCCTGTTTCCCAGGAGAGCTCTCATTTGGGGGCAGGTGCTAGACCAGGCTCTAGGTGGTTGTGTTTAAGCTTTGCAACAACCCCAGGCAGGAGCCGGTTTCCAGGCCTCACGCATGTAAGGACTGGGAGGTTAGAGCAGGGGGGTGGTGTCCCCAGGGGTGCCCAGCCAGAAGAGGGGGAGCTAGAGTGGGCACCCTGGTAGATCCCTGCTGGATCTCCGGGTGGGGGTGCGAGTGGGGTCCCGGGAGAGGGTGTGCTGAgccggccccccgcccccaggtgcTGAAGGGCTTCCCGGAGTGCCTGCAGGCTGACATCTGCCTGCACCTGAACCGCTCGCTGCTGCAGCACTGTAAGCCCTTCCGCGGGGCCACCAAGGGCTGCCTGCGGGCCCTGGCCATGAAGTTCAAGACGACGCACGCGCCACCGGGGGACACGCTGGTGCACGCCGGGGACCTGCTCACCGCCCTCTACTTCATCTCCCGGGGCTCCATCGAGATCCTGCGGGGCGACGTCGTCGTGGCCATCCTGGGTACGGCAGGGACCGGGAGCTGGGCCCGAAGTGCCCTTCCCGGCCTGGAGAGATCCGAGCCCCCTAGGGACACGGCTGTTGGGGCTCTGGAGCTGGGAATGCCCACGGGGACCTGGGGCTCCTTGAATTCACCCGAGCTCAGGCCTTCCGAGGGGGCTGTGGAGAGGAGCCCTGCACGGGGTTGGGCTGCTGAACCCTGGGGGTTCTCAGGTCCTGTTTCCCCCTGGGGTCTCTTCAGAGAAGAGGACAGTGACATTCTTGCTCCTTAAAACAGGACCAAATCCAGATGCTCTGAGGAGGGCAGTGGAGGGAGGTCATGCAGCTGATTTTACTAAGGGCCACGTGGTTCCCGCAGCCTCGGGCAATACCACCAGGCCTTCCCTCCAAAACCCAGGGAGTCCTGCCCGCCTCCATCCCtcaccccttccttcctgccctacctgtgcaggtgggcaggtgggcaggtgtgcctgggccctggggaccGCCTGCCCTCTGCCTGTCCTTCTTTTGGCCCAGGGCAGGTGTGTCACGGTGGgcctttttagatttttatttctcagttcggcacacacacatatgccacAGACACTCCCAAACACAACTGAAACCGGAGTTTCACTAAACAGCAGTCTCCTTACTACATTCTGGTTTGTGCTAAGCTATGCCGTCCTATTTTGTTTCAGTAAGCAAAAGGCTGGTCCTCGATTCACTACTGTGTTGTGATCTGTAGCTTGAAGGACAGTGTTTATGAGCGTGCAGTGACTGGTCAGGATGGTGACTGGGACATGGGCTTTGAGGGGGGCTCCCAGTGGAGTTAGAACCCAAGGAAGCCAGGGCCATGGGCCGAGCTGGGCATCTGCCGCCGGCTGGCCCAGTAGCTGAGAGGCACAAGGGTCCCGCACTGTACCCCAGGGCACTGCACTGCACGTCCTGCCTTTGGGAGCTGGGGGGAGGACGGGGCTGGCTGGTGcttccctggccctgggggctgGGACCTGGCTGGGTGTGACCAAGGTAAGAATGCCCCGAAGACAGGCGCCTGCTGCCTCTGTTGTCACCCAGGGGCTGAGCCCCCCTCTCGGTGGCCTCCAGGGAAGAACGACATCTTTGGAGAGCCTCTGAACCTGTACGCGCGGCCCGGGAAGTCCAACGGGGATGTGCGGGCCCTCACCTACTGCGACCTCCACAAGATCCACCGGGACGACCTGCTGGAGGTGCTGGACATGTACCCAGAGTTCTCCGACCACTTCTGGTCCAGCCTGGAGATCACCTTCAACCTGCGAGATGTGAGTGGGCAGTGCGGCGGGATGCACCTGTCGCTTCCCTGGGCGACCCTCTCTCTGGGCTTGTCTCTCATCTGTCAGATGGGATCTGGGGCAGACCAGGATGCCACAGTCCCAGCctcagccctggccctggggcaGAGCTCACAGCCCCAGAGGGAGCACGCCCAGCCCCACCTTCTCTGTTAATAAGAGAGTCCGGGTGGACCCGGCAAGGCAGGAGGGCGCAGAAGGGCCCTGACACCACTCTCGGTTCCAGACCAACATGATCCCCGGCTCTCCCGGCAGCACGGAGCTGGAGGGCGGCTTCAACAGGCAACGCAAGCGCAAGCTGTCCTTCCGCAGGCGCACGGACAAGGgtgaggcgggggaggggaggggcggggaaggGAGGGGCGAGGGCGGGGCCCAGGTGAGAGGtgggcgggggtggtggggaggtggggtcGACGGCTCTGCTCCATGTGGCATCTCCGGAGGCCTTTCTGCCCCTAGCGTCAGGGCCCCGCGCCTCACCCAGATGTCGGATCGCTGTCCACGCTTTCAGGCCCGCTGGAgggcctcttccaggaagccccctTCCACCCCCGGGGCAGGGCCTGCCCAGGTTTCTTTGGTCCTCAACTCCCAGCGTCTTGCTGCGCGCAGGGGTGAGGGGGGCAAGGAGGTCAGCACGGGGGGCGCCTGGGGCCAGGGAGCCCCGCCAGCGGTGTCCCCGCCCGGGCTGGGGCAGCCAGTGGGCAGAGACCACTGGTCCCGTCCTTGGAGTCCTCGGTCCTCTTGAAAGCGGGGGAAGGGAGCAGAAGAAACATGGGGCAAACCTTCCAGACCTTCtctggtcccctcccctccctcctgtccctcctgtcccctcctgtGCCTCCTGCCCACTCTGAGGCCCGTTCTCTGTTTCCCACAGACCCGGAACAGCCAGGGGAGGTGTCAGCCTTGGGGCCGAGCCGGGCGGGGGCAGGGCCGAGTGGCCGGGGCCAGCAGGGGGGACCGTGGGGGGAGAGCCTGTCCAGCGGCCCCTCCAGCCCCGAGAGCAGTGAGGATGAGGGCCCAGGCCGCAGCTCCAGCCCCCTCCGCCTGGTGCCCttctccagccccaggccccccgGAGAGCTGCCGGGTGGGGACCCCCTGACCGAGGACGTGGAGAAGAGCAGCGACACTTGTAACCCACTGTCAGGTAGGGTGAGGGCCACCCGGGGCGGACGGGATGTGGCCTCTGCCCCGGCCTCAACCCAGCTCTTTGGCTCCAGGCGCCTTCTCAGGAGTGTCCAACATCTTCAGCTTTTGGGGGGACAGCCGGGGCCGCCAGTACCAGGAGCTGCCTcgctgccctgcccctgcccccgcccccagcctcctcAACATCCCTCTTTCCAGCCCCGGCCGGCGGCCCCGGGGCGACGTGGAGAGCAGGCTGGATGCCCTCCAGAGGCAGCTCAACAGGTGAGGGTGGTCCCTGGGATCCAGCTGAGGCCTCGCTGCGTACGTCTGGGGAGATGGGCCAGTAGGTGTAGGGCGTGTGGGCTGCGGGTTTCCAGCAGTGTTGTAGGGTGGAGGTGGGGTCTGCTCTGTCTAGGCCTGTCTGTGTGTCCAGCAGCCTGATCCTCTCCTTGTGTTCAGAGCTGAGCCAGGGGCCGCCACACCTAGAATGAAGAGGGGGCCTGGGGTTGACCAGCTGGCTGTCCCTAGGGTGGTCCCGAAGTCCTAGTCACTGGTGTCTCCACTTGCCTGAGACCCAGGGCACCCGCCTCCTTCTTGCCCCAGGCTGGAGACCCGGCTGAGTGCAGACATGGCCACCgtcctgcagctgctgcagaggcAGATGACACTGGTTCCCCCTGCCTACAGTGCTGTGACCACCCCGGGGCCTGGCCCCGCCTCCACGTCCCCTCTGCTGCCCGtcagccccatccccaccctcaccctggaCTCGCTTTCTCAGGTAAGCTCCTCGAGCCGGGGCGCTGCCTCTTCTGCCCCGCTTCCACCCCAGACCTGCTTTGCTGTCCTTTTCCCTTGGCCTTgggccccagcctcctcccaccctcctcctgccctcctccaggcTGTATCCAGGAGCCGTGAGCACAGAGCAAGGCAGGGGAGCCCCGAAACAGAGCCCCCAGACAGCTGCGCCAGGGAGGCCGGCAGGCTGGGTGGCATGCGCTCCCCCAGAGTCACCTGAATGGCCCGATCAGGTGCCTGTGTCGTGGCTGGGAGTGAGGGGGCTGCTGAGCCCGAGGCCTGGTGGTGGGTGCTATGTGCCAGCGCGCCATTGCGACAGGGTCCCAGGTCCCTGCTGTGACTGACACCCGCTGGGTCTGGCTCTACTGCCAACCCAAAGCGCGCACGCTCGGCACTTTGCTGGGTTGTCCTGAAGGCTTTGGCTGAGCCCCAGGGTAGCACTTACGGCCCGCATCACTCCCCTTCTGCCGGACAAGGGCCTCTGTGGCCCTTTGTCCCTTCCTGAGTGGACATGTGTGTTCCCAGCCTCCTGACAGGGCAGCTGGGACTGGGCCCCAAGAAGGGGGCTCCTCTGGCGACCGGAGGTGGCGGGGATCTgcttcccccttcccctggcaTCTGCTCCCCTCCCATATGCTGCCTGCTCCTGTTTGCAGACACCAGGCCCACGTCAGCGAATGTGCCAGTCTCCTTTCACAGCCGCCCCCGCGGAGATCTCCCAGCAGACTCGGCAGCACCCACAGAGCCCCTCCCGCCGGCCCTGGCGCTCTCCCTGGCCTTCCGAGGCCTGGCTGCCAGCCCGCCTGTTTCTAGGTCCCCGAGTTCTTTCTAGATTGAAGGACAGAACCATATTTCTCTCTGTCCAGCTGTGCCAGCTCAGGGCTCCTTATTCCAGGTTGGGTTTGGATTCAGCTGCTGTGTACCCTGGGGAGGGAAGCGGCTCTGGCCTCGGGTTATTCCCAGCCTCGGGCACCTGCTCCCGGGCCCCCAGCTGTCGGGTTTGGCTCTGGCCCACAGGGAGTGcgtttctgctctgccagccTCAGGCCTCCCTTTTGTGGTTGGAGACCGGCTCTGCCTGCCTTGACCCTTCTCCTTGTCCCCTGCAGCCGTTTTCTGTctgtccccagagcctccagaccCTCTCTGTCCTGTGAACCTGACCCCCCTCCACTCCGAGCTTCCCatactccgtttttttttttctctttggtttttttagggccgcatctgcggcatatggaggcgcccaggttaggggttgaatcagctgcagctgccggcctacaccacagccacagcaacagtgcatccgagccacatctgagacctacaccacagctcacggcaacgccagatccttaacccactgaacagggccagggatcgaacctgcgtcttcctggatactagttgggtttgttacctctgagccgcGACGGGAGCTCCTCACACTCCGTTTTCTTTGCAGGTTTCCCAGTTCATGGCGTGCGAGGAGCTACCCCAAGATGGCCCCGCTCGACGCCTCTCCCTGCCGGGCCAGCTGGGGGccctcacctcccagcccctgcacagacacggctcagacccggGAAGTTAGTGGGGCTGCTCAGTGTGGACACGTGGCTCACCCAGGGTTCAGCGCACCGCCTGGGCCCCTCCCCGTGGAGGCCCTGCCCAGGAGGCCCTGGCCGCGGAGGGGAGAGGACCAGGAAGGCACAGcgcctcccccagcccttggGACCAGCTTCTCCTGTGGTCCCCTGGGCCCcggtgtgggggcaggggcagggccggGCCGTGGTTGGAGGGTCTGTGGCCCCCCCCACTGTCCCGGGGGCAGTAGCTGGTCTAACTGCCCGGAGGCACCCGGCCCTGGGCCTTAGGCACCTCAAGGACTTTTCTGCTATTTACTGCTCTTATTGTTAAGGATAATAATTAAGGATCATATGAATAATTAATGAAGATGCTGATGactatgaataataaataattatccaGAGGAGACTCCAGCGGTGCTGGGAGGGTGCAGCATCAGCACAGCGTATCCCACGTTCACATTCAATGTCACGTGCACTGGCCTTTCCGCGGGAATCCGGGCTGGGCTGTCTGTGTGCATAGGGCCTGCGGGGGCAGCTCTGGGTGTGGGGTGCGTGCAGTGGGGATGCCCCTTGGGGGCTGACACCTCCAGGGCTTCTCGCCTCTGGAGGGCCCTGGTTCTGAGTGTCTGGGATTTGGGGGAGCAGAGAGCCGCCTGGACTGGTCTGAAAACAGGTTGTCCTGATGGGATGCCAGGCCTGGAGTCCCGCCCCTTGGGGTTGTGGTGCTCCAGTGGGTGGCACACTGGCCCCTGAAGCTGGCCCCACGCTGACTGGTGATGCGGCTGTGCTCCTGTCCCTCACATGGTCTGTGAACCCAGCCCACACTGACTTTACCCTTAGGCTGTATTGGCCAAACCCCATCGTCACCTTATCTTGACCTTAACCCCGACCCACACGGACCCTCTATAATTGGGTCCCCATAGGGAAGCGTCTCCAGGCATGTGGGTTTTCTCAGCCCTGACCAGAGCTCCCCTGGTGTCTGGCTGCAGATGGGCCTCACCTTGGTCACCTCTGTCCTTTGGTCACCGGGTGACCCTCACCCAGAGGAGCTGCCTGAAGAGGGTGGAAGTTTCAGGGTGTCTCATTCCCGTGATTGGAGGAACAGGACAGAACAGATGCCCTGGGCCTAGTCAAGGGTGGTGGCcttgtgtgtgcaagtgtgtgcaCAGGTGCTGGTCTTGTGTACACACATAGCCTTCCAGACGAGCCCCTGTGCAGTGGCCGAGGcagggcagctgccagccagcaggAGGAGCCAGTGGGCAGTTCTGGGGGCAGGCAATCGTGCTGCCCAAGGCTCCCAGGACCCCTTAATCCTCCAACCCCTGAGCCTTGGGGGTGGTGTGCTGACCTTGCTTTGAAGACGAACATTGCTCCTGGTGCCTGGGATGGGGCGGTGTTAGGAGGAGACCCtgacctctgagccaccagcctGAGTGGGAGAGGAGTTCCCCGTGCTTCTGCACCAGGGCCCTGGCTCCCCTGCCCATCCCTCAGCCCCAGGGCATGACCAGGGAGGGGGGCCCCTGTCCCTCTGTGAGTTCAGTGTGCCCTGGGGGCCAGGCCCTGGAAGACAGGCATGGGACATAAAGACAGGGAGAAGGAGGACACCCCGGGTGTCTTTGCGTGTTAGGCTCCgccacatgtgtatgtgtgtgtacacaggagCGTGAGCACACATCTGTTCATGGTTTGGGAGCTCACACTCAGACCTTCCTGATGGATAGCGTGTGAGGGTCTAGCTGGCAGGGGGGGATGCCCTAGATTCAGGGTCAGCTCAGCATCTCATCAGCATCTCGGCGGACACAGGCAGAGGCCATGGGGAGGCTGATGGTGAGACCTGAAGGAACAGATGGAGCTCTCTGCCTTTGGCACACTGGGGCCAAGGTGCTGACAAGACCCTGCCCTCTGGCACTGTCTCCATCCCTCTTACCATCCGTCCTGACCTTACAGCCTCTTCATCCGGGGAGCTCGGCCCCACTTCACACCGCTCTGTTCAGGGTGAAGGCTGGGGGgtgctgggagggggtgggaggggctaggggtccagccctGAGAGTCAAACCCCTAGAGTCAAGGCTGGGTGTTTGTGGGcctgggaaggagagggggaggaagccTCTGCCCACACCCTCTAGGCTTTGTATCAGGTTCGATACTGGCTATTCCTCTGGGGCACCATGGTAACCCTCACAGGCGGCTACCTGCCACCAGGTGAGGGCACTGCCTGGGAtgagtgtgtgggtgggtgtgggtgggtgtgggcagGTGCACACATCTGGGctcggggtgggggctgggccagcAGAGGGGAAGCCTCTAAATGCTTGTTCTCCATGGAAGCACTTGGGTGCCCGGGGTCAGTCCGCTCAGTCTAGTTGAAGGAGCGTCCAGTGTCATTGGGACACCAGTGCCAGGTTCCTGCCAGGAGCTGCCACTGAAATTTGAGGGTGGGCAGGGGACAAAGGTCACCGTGGCTCCTTTTACTGATGGTTCCTCTCACCCAGCTGTGTCATTTAACCCCTAACAACCCACAGAGGTGGGTGCCTGGGTGTCACTAATCCACGCGAGGAGAATAAGACTCAGCGACTGACTGATGGTGGCAGGTGGCAGTGCACAGCTCTGGGCTGCAACAGGAGGGGCTGCAGTGACCCTCAGAGCACATTCTGGGGACAATGCCCGCtctggccctcccctcccctggccagGTGGCCGCACCCTTCTCGGGGACCATGCTCCACCCAGCACATTAATGGCACTGTGAACGGCAGCTGTGCCTCTGTTGGGCTGGATCAAGTTCTTGGGCAGGGTCTGCTCAAGGCCGAAGTCTGTATAGAGCCCATTGCGgggccccagccctgggctgg from Sus scrofa isolate TJ Tabasco breed Duroc chromosome 18, Sscrofa11.1, whole genome shotgun sequence carries:
- the KCNH2 gene encoding potassium voltage-gated channel subfamily H member 2 isoform X7, with product MAAPAGKASRTGALQPRARKGRVRRAVRISSLVAQEVLSLGADVLPEYKLQAPRIHRWTILHYSPFKAVWDWLILLLVIYTAVFTPYSAAFLLKETEEGSQAPDCGYACQPLAVVDLIVDIMFIVDILINFRTTYVNANEEVVSHPGRIAVHYFKGWFLIDMVAAIPFDLLIFGSGSEELIGLLKTARLLRLVRVARKLDRYSEYGAAVLFLLMCTFALIAHWLACIWYAIGNMEQPNMDSHIGWLHNLGDQIGKPYNSSGLGGPSIKDKYVTALYFTFSSLTSVGFGNVSPNTNSEKIFSICVMLIGSLMYASIFGNVSAIIQRLYSGTARYHTQMLRVREFIRFHQIPNPLRQRLEEYFQHAWSYTNGIDMNAVLKGFPECLQADICLHLNRSLLQHCKPFRGATKGCLRALAMKFKTTHAPPGDTLVHAGDLLTALYFISRGSIEILRGDVVVAILGAEPPSRWPPGKNDIFGEPLNLYARPGKSNGDVRALTYCDLHKIHRDDLLEVLDMYPEFSDHFWSSLEITFNLRDTNMIPGSPGSTELEGGFNRQRKRKLSFRRRTDKDPEQPGEVSALGPSRAGAGPSGRGQQGGPWGESLSSGPSSPESSEDEGPGRSSSPLRLVPFSSPRPPGELPGGDPLTEDVEKSSDTCNPLSGAFSGVSNIFSFWGDSRGRQYQELPRCPAPAPAPSLLNIPLSSPGRRPRGDVESRLDALQRQLNRLETRLSADMATVLQLLQRQMTLVPPAYSAVTTPGPGPASTSPLLPVSPIPTLTLDSLSQVSQFMACEELPQDGPARRLSLPGQLGALTSQPLHRHGSDPGS
- the KCNH2 gene encoding potassium voltage-gated channel subfamily H member 2 isoform X8, which translates into the protein MAAPAGKASRTGALQPRARKGRVRRAVRISSLVAQEVLSLGADVLPEYKLQAPRIHRWTILHYSPFKAVWDWLILLLVIYTAVFTPYSAAFLLKETEEGSQAPDCGYACQPLAVVDLIVDIMFIVDILINFRTTYVNANEEVVSHPGRIAVHYFKGWFLIDMVAAIPFDLLIFGSGSEELIGLLKTARLLRLVRVARKLDRYSEYGAAVLFLLMCTFALIAHWLACIWYAIGNMEQPNMDSHIGWLHNLGDQIGKPYNSSGLGGPSIKDKYVTALYFTFSSLTSVGFGNVSPNTNSEKIFSICVMLIGSLMYASIFGNVSAIIQRLYSGTARYHTQMLRVREFIRFHQIPNPLRQRLEEYFQHAWSYTNGIDMNAVLKGFPECLQADICLHLNRSLLQHCKPFRGATKGCLRALAMKFKTTHAPPGDTLVHAGDLLTALYFISRGSIEILRGDVVVAILGKNDIFGEPLNLYARPGKSNGDVRALTYCDLHKIHRDDLLEVLDMYPEFSDHFWSSLEITFNLRDTNMIPGSPGSTELEGGFNRQRKRKLSFRRRTDKDPEQPGEVSALGPSRAGAGPSGRGQQGGPWGESLSSGPSSPESSEDEGPGRSSSPLRLVPFSSPRPPGELPGGDPLTEDVEKSSDTCNPLSGAFSGVSNIFSFWGDSRGRQYQELPRCPAPAPAPSLLNIPLSSPGRRPRGDVESRLDALQRQLNRLETRLSADMATVLQLLQRQMTLVPPAYSAVTTPGPGPASTSPLLPVSPIPTLTLDSLSQVSQFMACEELPQDGPARRLSLPGQLGALTSQPLHRHGSDPGS